The Pseudomonas parafulva genome includes a window with the following:
- a CDS encoding LysR family transcriptional regulator, with product MDLANLSAFIAIAETGSFSSAAERLYLTQPAVSKRIAGLEQQLSTRLFDRLGREITLTEAGRALLPRAYQILNVLEDTRRALTNLSGEVGGRLTLATSHHIGLHRLPPLLRAFTRQYPAVALDIQFLDSEQAYDEILHGRAELAVITLAPEPHPLINAVPVWQDALDFVAAPEHPLANNDAVTLADVACHPAVFPGGNTFTHHIVQRLFESQGLTPNIAMSTNYLETIKMMVSIGLAWSVLPRTMLDEQVAPIALPGIGLSRQLGYILHTERTLSNAAKAFMALLVGHAASA from the coding sequence ATGGACTTGGCCAATCTCAGCGCATTTATCGCCATTGCGGAAACTGGCAGCTTTTCCAGTGCGGCAGAACGCCTGTACCTGACCCAGCCCGCTGTCAGCAAGCGCATTGCTGGCCTGGAGCAGCAGTTGAGCACACGGTTATTCGACCGCCTGGGCCGCGAGATAACCTTGACCGAAGCCGGGCGGGCACTGTTGCCCAGGGCCTACCAGATTCTCAACGTACTGGAGGATACCCGACGGGCGCTGACCAATCTGTCAGGGGAAGTGGGGGGGCGCCTGACCCTGGCAACAAGCCATCACATCGGCCTGCACCGCCTCCCCCCACTGCTGCGGGCTTTCACCCGCCAATACCCGGCAGTGGCGCTGGATATTCAGTTCTTGGATTCGGAACAGGCCTACGATGAGATTCTGCATGGTCGAGCCGAACTCGCCGTCATCACCCTGGCACCTGAACCTCATCCCCTGATCAACGCTGTACCGGTATGGCAGGACGCGCTGGATTTCGTAGCCGCCCCGGAGCACCCATTGGCCAACAACGACGCCGTTACCCTTGCTGATGTGGCGTGCCACCCCGCCGTGTTTCCAGGGGGCAATACGTTCACCCACCACATTGTCCAGCGTCTGTTCGAAAGCCAAGGCCTGACACCGAACATCGCCATGAGCACCAACTACCTGGAAACCATCAAGATGATGGTATCGATCGGCCTAGCGTGGAGCGTGCTGCCGCGCACGATGCTTGACGAACAGGTGGCGCCCATCGCCTTGCCCGGCATTGGGTTGTCCCGCCAGCTAGGCTACATTCTGCACACCGAGCGCACCCTGTCCAACGCTGCCAAGGCGTTCATGGCCCTGCTCGTTGGCCATGCGGCAAGCGCCTGA
- the leuC gene encoding 3-isopropylmalate dehydratase large subunit yields MAGKTLYDKLWEAHEVKRRDDGSSLIYIDRHIIHEVTSPQAFEGLRLAKRKPWRIDANIATPDHNVPTTPERKGGIEAIVDQVSRLQVQTLDENCDEYGIVEFKMNDERQGIVHVISPEQGATLPGMTVVCGDSHTSTHGAFGALAHGIGTSEVEHVLATQCLVAKKMKNMLVRVEGQLSPGVTAKDIVLAVIGKIGTAGGNGHAMEFAGSAIRALSMEGRMTICNMSIEAGARVGLVATDATTIAYVEGRPYSPKGEQWTRAVQAWKDLVSDEDAVFDTVVELDATQIKPQVSWGTSPEMVLAVDQRVPDPAAEADLVKRGSIERALKYMGLQANQAITDIHLDRVFIGSCTNSRIEDLRAAAEIAKGRKVASSVKQAIVVPGSGLVKAQAEREGLDKIFVEAGFEWREPGCSMCLAMNPDRLESGEHCASTSNRNFEGRQGAGGRTHLVSPAMAAAAAVTGHFIDVRELIQGSAA; encoded by the coding sequence ATGGCTGGCAAAACGCTCTACGACAAACTCTGGGAAGCCCACGAGGTCAAGCGCCGTGACGACGGCTCGTCCTTGATCTACATCGACCGTCACATCATCCATGAAGTGACCTCCCCGCAGGCTTTCGAAGGGCTGCGCCTGGCCAAGCGCAAGCCATGGCGTATCGATGCCAACATCGCCACGCCCGACCATAACGTGCCGACCACCCCCGAGCGCAAGGGCGGGATCGAGGCCATCGTCGACCAGGTGTCGCGCCTGCAGGTGCAGACCCTCGACGAGAACTGCGACGAATACGGCATCGTCGAATTCAAGATGAACGACGAGCGCCAGGGCATCGTTCATGTCATCAGCCCCGAACAGGGCGCTACCTTGCCAGGCATGACCGTGGTCTGCGGCGACTCGCATACCTCAACCCACGGCGCCTTCGGTGCGCTGGCCCACGGCATCGGCACCTCCGAGGTCGAGCACGTGCTGGCTACCCAGTGCCTGGTGGCCAAGAAGATGAAGAACATGCTGGTGCGGGTCGAGGGGCAACTGTCGCCGGGTGTCACGGCCAAGGACATCGTCCTGGCGGTAATCGGCAAGATCGGCACTGCCGGTGGCAACGGTCACGCGATGGAGTTCGCCGGCAGTGCCATTCGCGCGTTGTCGATGGAAGGCCGCATGACCATCTGCAACATGTCCATCGAAGCCGGTGCCCGTGTCGGGTTGGTGGCCACTGACGCCACCACCATCGCTTATGTCGAAGGCCGCCCGTACTCGCCCAAGGGCGAGCAGTGGACCCGTGCTGTCCAGGCCTGGAAAGACCTGGTCTCCGATGAGGATGCGGTTTTCGATACCGTGGTCGAACTCGATGCCACGCAGATCAAGCCGCAGGTCAGCTGGGGTACCTCGCCAGAAATGGTGCTTGCCGTCGACCAGCGTGTGCCGGATCCGGCTGCCGAAGCGGACCTGGTCAAGCGTGGCTCCATTGAGCGCGCCCTGAAGTACATGGGCTTGCAGGCCAACCAGGCGATCACTGATATCCACCTGGATCGCGTGTTCATAGGCTCGTGCACCAATTCGCGCATCGAAGACCTGCGCGCGGCAGCGGAGATCGCCAAGGGCCGCAAGGTGGCGAGCAGCGTCAAGCAAGCCATCGTCGTCCCCGGCTCGGGCCTGGTGAAGGCTCAGGCCGAGCGCGAAGGCCTGGACAAGATATTCGTCGAAGCCGGCTTCGAATGGCGCGAGCCAGGTTGCTCGATGTGCCTGGCCATGAACCCCGATCGGCTGGAAAGCGGCGAGCACTGCGCATCCACCTCCAACCGTAACTTCGAAGGGCGTCAGGGCGCAGGTGGCCGCACGCACCTGGTGAGCCCGGCCATGGCCGCCGCAGCCGCCGTCACCGGCCACTTCATCGATGTCCGCGAGTTGATCCAAGGGAGCGCAGCATGA
- the leuD gene encoding 3-isopropylmalate dehydratase small subunit: MKAFTQHIGLVAPLDRANVDTDQIIPKQFLKSIKRTGFGPNLFDEWRYLDVGQPYQDNSKRPVNEEFVLNHQRYQGASVLLARENFGCGSSREHAPWALDEYGFRSIIAPSFADIFFNNSFKNGLLPIILSDEDVDELFKQVEAAPGYQLTIDLQAQAVTRPDGKVLHFEIDAFRKHCLLNGLDDIGLTLQDSDAIKAFEDKHRAAQPWLFRDA; the protein is encoded by the coding sequence ATGAAAGCTTTCACTCAGCACATTGGCCTGGTTGCGCCGTTGGACCGTGCCAACGTCGATACCGACCAGATCATCCCCAAGCAGTTCTTGAAGTCGATCAAGCGCACAGGCTTTGGCCCCAACCTGTTCGACGAATGGCGCTACCTGGACGTAGGTCAACCCTATCAGGACAACAGCAAGCGCCCGGTAAACGAGGAATTCGTGCTCAATCACCAGCGCTACCAAGGCGCCAGCGTGTTGTTGGCGCGGGAGAACTTCGGTTGCGGGTCCAGCCGTGAGCATGCCCCTTGGGCACTTGACGAGTACGGCTTTCGGAGCATCATCGCGCCCAGCTTTGCCGACATCTTTTTCAACAACAGCTTCAAGAATGGCTTGTTGCCGATCATCCTCAGCGATGAAGACGTCGATGAGCTGTTCAAGCAGGTGGAAGCTGCGCCAGGTTACCAGCTGACCATCGACCTGCAGGCCCAGGCGGTCACACGCCCAGATGGCAAGGTGCTGCACTTCGAGATCGACGCATTCCGCAAGCATTGCCTGCTCAATGGCCTGGACGACATTGGCCTGACCCTGCAGGACAGCGATGCGATCAAGGCGTTCGAGGACAAGCACCGTGCTGCGCAACCCTGGCTGTTTCGCGACGCCTGA
- a CDS encoding class I SAM-dependent methyltransferase → MTRTQHTDVVQRQFGDQAGAYLSSAVHAQGSEFALLQAQLQGQVDARVLDLGCGAGHVSFQIAPLVAQVVAYDLSQSMLDVVANAAADRALTNIMTERGAAESLPFADASFDYVFSRYSAHHWSDLGLALREVRRVLKPGGVAAFIDVMSPGSPLLDTYLQAVEVLRDTSHVRNYSAAQWQRQVSEAGLRVRSHARQSLRLEFGSWVERMRTPELMRLAIRELQQAMGEEVRQYYQIEADGSFSTDVLVLWAER, encoded by the coding sequence ATGACGCGCACGCAGCATACCGATGTGGTTCAGCGCCAGTTCGGCGATCAGGCTGGGGCCTACCTTAGCAGCGCCGTGCATGCTCAAGGCAGCGAGTTCGCGCTGTTGCAGGCCCAGTTGCAGGGGCAGGTCGACGCACGCGTGCTGGACCTGGGCTGCGGGGCAGGTCACGTCAGCTTCCAGATTGCGCCGTTGGTGGCGCAGGTGGTCGCGTACGACCTTTCCCAGTCCATGCTGGACGTCGTCGCCAACGCTGCCGCCGATCGTGCGCTGACCAATATCATGACCGAGCGTGGCGCGGCAGAATCCCTGCCGTTTGCCGATGCTTCGTTCGATTATGTGTTCAGCCGCTACTCAGCCCATCACTGGAGCGACCTGGGCCTGGCGCTGCGCGAAGTGCGCCGCGTGCTCAAGCCAGGCGGTGTGGCTGCATTCATTGACGTCATGTCGCCGGGTAGCCCGTTGCTGGACACGTATCTGCAAGCAGTAGAGGTGTTGCGCGACACCAGTCACGTTCGCAATTACTCTGCTGCCCAGTGGCAGCGCCAGGTCAGCGAGGCCGGCCTGCGTGTTCGCAGTCATGCCCGGCAGTCACTGCGCCTGGAGTTCGGCAGTTGGGTCGAGCGCATGCGCACCCCTGAGCTGATGCGCCTGGCCATCCGCGAACTGCAGCAAGCCATGGGCGAAGAAGTACGGCAGTATTACCAGATCGAGGCCGATGGCTCGTTCAGCACGGATGTGCTGGTGCTGTGGGCAGAACGTTAA
- the leuB gene encoding 3-isopropylmalate dehydrogenase, whose translation MSKQILILPGDGIGPEIMAEAVKVLELANDKFQLDLSLTHDVIGGAAIDKHGVPLADETLERARQADAVLLGAVGGPKWDKIERDIRPERGLLKIRSQLGLFANLRPAILYPQLADASSLKPEIVSGLDILIVRELTGGIYFGAPRGQRELEGGERQAYDTLPYSESEVRRIARVGFDMARVRGKKLCSVDKANVLASSQLWREVVESVAQDYPDVELSHMYVDNAAMQLVRAPKQFDVMVTDNMFGDILSDEASMLTGSIGMLPSASLDANNKGMYEPCHGSAPDIAGAGIANPLATILSVSMMLRYSFDQSAAAEAIEQAVSLVLDQGLRTGDIFSEGCRKVGTQEMGDAVVAALRNL comes from the coding sequence ATGAGCAAGCAGATTTTGATTCTTCCGGGTGATGGCATTGGTCCTGAAATCATGGCCGAAGCCGTCAAGGTGCTGGAGCTGGCCAATGACAAGTTCCAGCTCGACCTGAGCCTGACCCATGACGTGATCGGTGGCGCAGCCATCGACAAGCACGGGGTGCCGCTGGCCGATGAAACCCTGGAGCGTGCACGCCAGGCCGATGCCGTGCTGCTCGGCGCCGTGGGCGGTCCCAAGTGGGACAAGATCGAGCGTGACATTCGCCCTGAACGCGGCCTGCTGAAGATCCGCTCGCAGCTGGGGCTGTTTGCCAACTTGCGCCCGGCCATTCTCTACCCGCAGCTGGCCGATGCGTCCTCGCTCAAGCCGGAAATCGTCTCTGGCCTGGACATCCTCATCGTGCGCGAGCTGACCGGCGGCATCTACTTCGGTGCCCCACGTGGTCAGCGCGAACTTGAAGGTGGCGAGCGCCAGGCCTACGACACCTTGCCCTACAGCGAAAGCGAAGTGCGGCGCATCGCCCGCGTGGGTTTCGACATGGCGCGGGTGCGTGGCAAGAAGCTGTGCTCGGTGGACAAGGCCAACGTTCTGGCTTCCAGCCAGCTGTGGCGTGAAGTGGTCGAGAGCGTGGCACAGGATTACCCGGATGTGGAACTGAGCCATATGTATGTCGACAACGCGGCGATGCAGCTGGTGCGCGCGCCGAAGCAGTTCGACGTCATGGTGACCGACAACATGTTCGGCGACATTCTGTCGGATGAAGCTTCCATGCTGACCGGTTCCATCGGCATGCTGCCTTCGGCGTCGCTCGATGCCAACAACAAGGGCATGTACGAGCCTTGCCACGGCTCGGCGCCAGACATTGCCGGTGCAGGGATCGCCAACCCGTTGGCCACCATCCTGTCCGTGTCGATGATGCTGCGCTACAGCTTCGACCAGTCGGCTGCCGCCGAGGCCATCGAGCAGGCGGTCAGCCTGGTGCTTGACCAGGGCTTGCGCACTGGCGACATCTTCTCCGAAGGCTGCCGCAAAGTAGGTACGCAGGAAATGGGCGACGCAGTAGTCGCAGCGCTGCGGAATCTGTAA
- the asd gene encoding aspartate-semialdehyde dehydrogenase gives MKRVGLIGWRGMVGSVLMQRMLEEQDFDLIEPVFFTTSNIGGQGPNVGKDTAPLKDAYSIEELKTLDVILTCQGGDYTNEVFPKLREAGWQGYWIDAASSLRMQDDAVIVLDPVNRKVIDHQLDAGTRNFIGGNCTVSLMLMGLGGLFEAGLVDWMSAMTYQAASGAGAQNMRELIKQMGATHAAVADDLANPASAILDIDRKVAEAMRSEAYPAENFGVPLAGSLIPWIDKELPNGQSREEWKAQAETNKILGRFKNPIPVDGICVRIGAMRCHSQALTIKLNKDVPIADIEGMISQHNPWVKLVPNQREISMQELTPTKVTGTLNIPVGRLRKLNMGSQYLGAFTVGDQLLWGAAEPLRRMLRILLER, from the coding sequence ATGAAACGTGTAGGTCTGATCGGTTGGCGCGGCATGGTTGGTTCCGTGCTCATGCAGCGAATGCTGGAGGAGCAGGATTTCGACCTTATCGAGCCCGTGTTCTTCACCACCTCCAATATTGGTGGCCAAGGCCCGAACGTGGGCAAGGATACCGCGCCGCTCAAGGACGCGTATTCCATCGAAGAGCTCAAGACCCTCGACGTGATCCTGACTTGCCAGGGCGGCGACTACACCAATGAAGTGTTCCCCAAGCTGCGCGAAGCAGGCTGGCAGGGCTACTGGATCGATGCGGCCTCGTCTTTGCGCATGCAGGATGATGCAGTCATCGTGCTCGACCCGGTCAACCGCAAGGTCATCGATCACCAGCTCGACGCCGGTACCCGCAACTTCATCGGCGGCAATTGCACGGTCAGCCTGATGCTGATGGGCCTTGGCGGATTGTTCGAAGCCGGTCTGGTGGACTGGATGAGTGCCATGACCTACCAGGCAGCGTCCGGTGCAGGGGCGCAGAACATGCGCGAGCTGATCAAGCAGATGGGCGCCACCCATGCGGCGGTCGCCGATGACCTGGCCAACCCGGCCAGTGCCATCCTCGACATCGACCGCAAAGTGGCCGAGGCCATGCGCAGCGAGGCCTATCCGGCTGAAAACTTCGGCGTCCCCCTGGCCGGCAGCCTGATCCCCTGGATCGACAAGGAATTGCCCAACGGCCAAAGCCGCGAAGAATGGAAGGCGCAGGCCGAAACCAACAAGATTCTGGGTCGCTTCAAGAACCCGATTCCGGTCGATGGCATCTGCGTGCGCATCGGTGCCATGCGTTGCCACAGCCAGGCGCTGACCATCAAGCTGAACAAGGATGTGCCGATCGCCGACATCGAAGGCATGATCAGCCAGCACAATCCTTGGGTGAAGCTGGTGCCCAACCAGCGTGAAATCAGCATGCAGGAACTGACCCCTACCAAGGTGACCGGCACGCTGAATATCCCGGTTGGACGTTTGCGCAAGCTGAACATGGGTTCCCAGTACCTGGGGGCGTTCACGGTGGGTGACCAACTGCTGTGGGGCGCTGCCGAGCCGCTGCGTCGCATGTTGCGGATCCTGCTGGAACGTTGA